One Microbacterium sp. zg-B96 genomic region harbors:
- the rnpA gene encoding ribonuclease P protein component, whose protein sequence is MLSRPNRLTRGIEYRAVVRGGRRCGGTHTVTYVAPVAGDASPRFGFIVSKQVGGAVVRNTVRRRLKAVCAEVLVDAAPAGDVVIRALPSAANAPYAELRSEVRRCLAKRVVT, encoded by the coding sequence GTGCTCTCGAGGCCGAACCGCCTCACACGCGGCATCGAATACCGTGCGGTGGTCCGCGGTGGTCGGCGTTGTGGGGGAACCCACACCGTCACCTACGTCGCGCCCGTTGCCGGTGATGCTTCACCGCGGTTCGGTTTCATTGTGAGCAAGCAGGTCGGCGGTGCCGTCGTGCGCAACACTGTGCGCCGGCGGCTCAAAGCCGTCTGCGCAGAGGTGCTTGTCGACGCCGCCCCCGCCGGCGACGTGGTGATCCGCGCCCTGCCCAGTGCAGCGAACGCTCCCTATGCGGAGCTACGCAGCGAGGTTCGTCGCTGTCTTGCCAAGCGGGTTGTGACATGA
- the yidD gene encoding membrane protein insertion efficiency factor YidD, producing MSSATLPTASVGEGTLDTTAPWRSIPLLPRNAGLALLHGYRATISHVYGDVCKYYPSCSAYAVGAVQQHGLAKGIILAAARLGRCHPWAAGGIDDVPSHPHFRHELTRHGFVVPSSRKD from the coding sequence ATGAGTAGCGCGACGCTTCCCACGGCATCTGTTGGTGAAGGAACCCTGGATACCACGGCGCCGTGGCGCAGCATCCCGCTTCTCCCCCGCAATGCGGGCCTGGCGTTGTTGCACGGGTATCGCGCCACGATCTCCCACGTCTACGGCGACGTGTGCAAGTACTACCCCTCGTGTTCGGCTTATGCCGTCGGTGCCGTGCAGCAGCATGGCCTGGCCAAGGGGATCATCTTGGCGGCGGCGCGCCTGGGCCGCTGTCACCCTTGGGCCGCAGGTGGGATTGACGACGTTCCGTCGCACCCTCACTTTCGCCACGAGCTGACTCGGCACGGATTCGTCGTGCCCTCCTCCCGAAAGGACTGA
- the rpmH gene encoding 50S ribosomal protein L34 has product MSKRTFQPNNRRRAKKHGFRARMHTRAGRAILSARRAKGRTELSA; this is encoded by the coding sequence ATGAGCAAGCGCACTTTCCAGCCCAACAACCGTCGCCGCGCCAAGAAGCACGGGTTCCGTGCCCGCATGCACACCCGCGCCGGCCGCGCCATCCTCTCGGCTCGTCGCGCCAAGGGGCGCACCGAGCTCTCGGCCTGA